A stretch of DNA from Juglans microcarpa x Juglans regia isolate MS1-56 chromosome 5D, Jm3101_v1.0, whole genome shotgun sequence:
TGATGATGGAGTTGTAGTGAGTTTGTTGCTGGTATGCTTGGTTGGTTGGGATTAATTTCACTCatataaaatgttgttggtATGCTTGGTTCGGTTGTGTTATGCTTTTAGATGTAAGGAAATAAATGGAAGCTGATTTGGTATATCTAAACTTATGCTTGAGGCTACAAATATTATTGTGGGTGCTCCAAATCCAATGTGTTTTACTAAATTTAGCAGTGTTGAAGAAAGAGTTACATGGCATCAACTCTGTTTTAGCTTATATTTTAGTTGCTTCAAATCCATTTGGAACTATACATTTAATTATTAAGGTTATGAAACCagaaatatagtttttaattattttgtttatagagaCTTTTAGCAATTGAGAATCAGGTTAAGAGGATCTTGGAGCCGACACTAAACTTCATGCATACACACATAAACTTAGCTATCAATAAGTCATAATTAAATACGCATCCAAAAGAAAGTAGCATTAAATAAACACATAACTTGAAAAACCACTTTTGGGATAATGGGATTAGCTGTTAACGGCAGATGAAAGACCAGCAGATCATAGCAATTACCCATGACCCCACCATGTATTTTTAGGAAACACAATAGAAAAAGATTTCACTAAGTAGAAAATAAGTTTTACGGCAGAATTTCTAAGAAATGAAACCATGAGAGGCACCACAAACCATAACTAAAGAAGAGGAAGCTAATTAAAAAGTACATAATGGTATATCAAGATattgtttaggaaaaaaattagaaaatcataataagattaagatttaaaaaaattaaaaaattgaacttaCATGCTCCTTCACCACTCGACTGTGTTTCATACACTTGACTACCAATTGTTGTTAAGTCTATTGGCAAGGATCCCCCCATAGAAGAAGATCCTTCATGAAAGGATCATGGTTGATCCGTAGGAGTACCTCTTGAAGTCAATCGGGATGACTGTCCTCCACATCCTCGAGTAGTAATTGGAGCcataattactaaaaaaatatacatacaaaAGCTTCATGATATTGATTCAATAGAGATATTAGTGTTAAACAATTAGAAACTAAGAATTAGAACAATTTGTAGAGATTTACCTGAAAATGGTAAAGTGATCGATGGAGTGTAGTAGTAATTAAGATagaaaaagacaaagaaaggataatgaatacataaaaaaattgtaatgacaATTGGTGGAGTAAGAAACTAAAGGTAAGGAAGAAGGTAAGGAATACGTACAAAAAGGCAATGAATACGTACAAAAAACTGCTCTGAAAATGGTGGGATATGGAAATAAAGGCAAGGAATAAAAATGAGATCTGGAGGGAAAAAAAGTGTCAGCCGAATTGACATTGCCGCCAACTTCATTTGTTGAACTTGTCAACCCAGTGAACCCACTCACTTGAAGAGAAAATCAAGGACTAACGTGCCATTCCTTTTTCCCTTGATTCAATGCATGGTTGGGTGTTATCACCTGAATCCATgatctaataaattagaaattatatatatatatataattttttatatttatatttatatttaattttttttataagtaattttatgaaaatttcattCATATGGAGGCGTGCATAACCCGGACTCATGTATTTGCGACCAATATAAATGACGGTATAATTTTGGTTGTTAAAAGTAACATCAGCGacgaatttaaaatttttttcactaAAGGTAAACCTCTACCCACGGTTTTTATATCGCTGCTAAAACTTTCGTCTGTAAAAgtgatttttcttgtagtgaaaacAGCAGTTTGTGAGGCAGAGGCTCACCGAGAGATTGAGAGCTCGATGGGCGGCGAGTTGGGCTGTTTTCTACGGTGGTGAGGGCGGTGGTTACGACAGAAAAATGGGCGGTTGAGCACGTGGGgcagaaagagagaagagagggaggaagggagTTCGACGTGAGGTAGGTAGAGGTAGCTCACCATGAGGGAAGGTGTGCAGTGTTGGGTGCGGTGGAAGGTGCTGAACTCGACGACTGTGCATTGGGCGAGAGAGAAACACGGTGAGAGAGAGCAAAACGTGAGGGAAAGAGATGAAGCTCACTGTGAGGCATGACAGACAGGGGGTGTCAGAAAGTCCTTGGCGGTGGTTTCTGTGAGGTATCGACGGTGGAGATCGAAGGTGACAGTGAGGTGCAACACCCAGTGAAAGGCCAACGGAGGGGGCTCGATGGACAGCTTGAGCAAAAACTTGCTCTGTTTCGAGGAGCAAAAACAGGGGTGTTTGTGGACGTGCCATGACGGCTCGCGGTGGTTGCCCTGGATGTGCACTTGGGCTGCGACGTGGTTGTACTCGGGTTGGGCAGGGTGATTCCATATGGAGTGGACACACaggagttgtttttttttttttttttttccctgatgCAGCAACGCCATGGAAAGTGATGCCATGTTGCGTTGGGCTGGCTTGTTTGCGGCAGTGGAGTGGTGGTTGAAGAGGGTAGCAGCGGCTGCAACTTGGTGGAGGGTTTGACGGAGGTTGAGCCGCAGTGTAAGCATGATGTGAACGTACGTGCGTGGGTGGAGGCGTTGGGCTGATTTTCGGACGGTGAGAAGAGATTGAGTTATGGTGcttcgggttggtgttttgcagggagtatgaataaatatatagacgatgaaaaaccctagagaaatgagggagacgtGCAATATCATGCATGCCGTGGAAAACGAACTAGATGAAGCCGTGCAAGACAAGAAATCTGTGGGGTTGTACGATGAACTGTGAAGTTGCCGTGTgaatatataggtgattgaaacaaaacaaaaacaaagcccTAAAGCTGAGGAGAGTATAGAGGTGTACATGCGTGGGAGTGCAATCATGCGTTACggcaaaaagaaaatcataaactcaGTTGGTTTTAATGGTTTAAAAGACACGGGTGTGGGCTTGGGTCTTGCACTTTTTCTTGAGTCATCAATCACGActcaatttcttaaaaataattcaattagtccAAAACTTTTCTCGactcataaaaagatttttgaCCTAATTataaaaaccaaagaaaataaaatcataaacctaaaaaacaaagattttaagcCCTTAgtctattccaaaaaaaaaagtcgaaCACTTAATTGGGTTTTTCATATGCATAagcccaaaaatatataaaaatcaagtttgactgggtccgggtgttacaccTGTTTCCACAACTACTGATACAACTGACACCAACCAAAGAAGCATGGTTGATTcttcaaaaatatcatcaaaggAAATAGGTTTCAATGGAGGGGATGGCTGAACCTGGCATCACGTTCTTTAGTCAAATACCGAATAAGGTCTATACCCGGAAAAGGGCCCGAAATGTGAATCTGTTGGCAAGCAAGGATGATGTTCCACTTTCAGAAAGTATCATATTTAGAAACTTTGTAAAGGATCTTGACCCGGAAAAAGATCCTGACACAGGAACTTTGCTTGCCTCAGAGATTCATCAGATGAGCTCTTCTAATGACAAACCATGCTATAAAGATTTATTGGGAGTTCAAGCCAAGCTTGGTGGACAATCCTATCGGTCGCACACAGAGAATACCATTGATTCCAAAATTTCAACAAACAGTATGGCTCCTGCTATATCACAAAGTCATCCATTGGCATTTGCCTTTGATGAGAAGGATAACTCAGATGTTTTTCAGCAATCTGTTTCACATGTAGAAAAATCTGAAGCCCATCTTGACAAGAAGGGGGTTGGGCACAAGAACATTGTAGATTCAAATAGTCTCGCATCGATTCTGAATCAGAACACCAATTTTGTTGGAAATAACAGTTTGATGGCTAAAGGAGTTCAAGAGAGTGTAGACAAGAAACTTCGCAGGAAGTTGAAGCTTAAAAATGACCTAAAAGACATTGTTGAGCTTGTGGGATGCTATGTCCATCCCATGCCTATTTCATCACTATTTTTTAGCACCGAAGGGAATGAAATCTGCATTTGTGTTTCATGCAGCCCTCTGATGGACAGAGACAGAAACCTTTACATATACAGGTTAGCAATCCAGGAACCAAGAGTTGGATGCCCTTCTTTCGTAAAATGAATTCAAGCTGTTTGTAAAAAGGTCTCACAAACTGTGGGTCTATGCATGAGAGCCTTCCAATATATATACCATATGTACAATGAattgaaagcaaaaaaataaggaaacCAACTAGCCATTTACAAAAGATTTGTGTTGAATTTTTCCATATAAAGCATGTGTAGCCGTTGTGTCATTGACGTGAATCTAGTTGGCTTGAGTCTCGGTTTCCATAGAGGGAGTTGGAGCCGTTGGGGTGAAATGAGTCTTAGTTTCCATTGAGGAAATTGTAGCCATTAGGTCTTGCTGATCTGTGGGATTATCTTTAATACGCCCTCGCAAACTATGCTGAGGTAGAAGGCCAAGCTTCGAACGTAGAGAATAAAGGACATGACAACAAAGAGGTTTggtaaaaatatctgcaagttgAAGAGAGTCCGGGATATGCCGTGTTTGAATAAGACCAAGAGCAACGCGTTCTTGTACATAGTGGTAGTCAATCTCAATATGTTTGCTACGAGCATGGAAAACAGGATTGACAGTCATATGAAGAGCACTTAAATTATCACAGAAGAGGACGGGTGATGATGAGAGTTGAACACCAAGATCACAGAGCAAAAAGGAGATCCATGTAAGTTCCGCAGTAGTGTGGGCCATAACATGATACTTAGCTTTGGAGCTGGAGCGAGAGACAGTGTGTTATTTCTTAGTGGACCAGGAGATGCAGTTGCTGCCCAAGAACACACAATAGCCGGTTGTAGAGCGACCTGTTTGAGGACAACTAGCCCAATCTACATCAGAAAAGGCATAAAGATCAAGTGTAGATTGTGACGTAAAATGCATACCAAGATCAACTGTACCGTGTAAATACTGAAGAATTCATTTTACCATTTTGTAATGAGCAATGGTGGGTGAGTGCGTAAATTGTGAGACAAAGTTGACACAAAATGCTAACTCGGGACAAGTGAGACTAAGATATTGAAGGGCACCAACATTGCTACGATAATGACCAGGGTCAGGGTAGGGAATGTCACTAGTGAGACCCTTTGTTTTGGGCATCATGGGGGTACCCATGGGCTTATTGTCTTGCATTTGAGCACATTCTAAAATATCTAAAGTATATTTGACCTGAGATAAAATGAACCCATCAGAGGTGTGAGTCACTTGAATCCCTAAAAAGTAATGAAACGGACCAAGGTCTTTCATGGAAAATTGTTGGCCAAGAGTAGAGATGAAAGTGTTGAGATGACTAGGATTGAAGCCAGTTAagagaatatcatcaacatataacaaaagaattatagtgcTGTGAGAAGAGTGATAAGTAAAAAGAGAGGGGTCGGCAGTGCTACAAGAGAACCCATAAGCAATAAgaaaattactaaatttatcaaaccatgcacgagaagcttgttttaaaccatataaACTTTGTTCAATTTGCAAACATGTGAGGAAAGAGTTGGATGGATAAAACCTGGAGGTTGATCCATAAAAACATCTTCCTGTAGATCATCATGGAGAAAAGCATTCTTGACGTCAAGCTGGCGAATGTCCCAACGATGAAAAAGAGCTAAGGTAAGAACAATGCGAATGGTGCTAGGTTTGATGACAGGAGAGAAAGTCTTTGTATAATTGACCCCATCCATTTGATGGAATCATTTAGCAACAAGCCAAGCTTTGAGTCGATCAAGAGAACCATCAGCattgattttggttttgaagacccatttgcagccaatgACATCCATGGATGGGGTGCGGGGCACGAGGGTCCATGTGTGGTTGTCATGGAGTGCCTGTATTTCGTCTTGCATAGCCTTGTTCCAACCAAGATGGTTGAGAGCAGAGCGAACAATCTTTGGTTCCTATGGAAGATCAACAAGAGCATGAAGATTAGCATATTTAGGATTAGGTTTGTGAATACCAACCCTGAAGCATGTAACCATGTGATGGCGAGAAGGAGTCTGAGTGGAGTCGACCACTGGTGATGGCGATGAAGGAGCAAAGGCATTTGTCTCATAGCGAGCATTACTCTACATTTCATGATCAGGGAAGGTAGGTGCAACGGATGGTTCTGTCATAATCACTGGAGGAATAGGAATATCTGCATCAAGATGGGGGACCTACAAGGTAGAAGAACTAGCAGCCCCTGAAGAGTCGGTATTTGAAATAGGATAGCGCCACTCATGGAACACAGACAATATT
This window harbors:
- the LOC121265828 gene encoding uncharacterized protein LOC121265828; amino-acid sequence: MDGVNYTKTFSPVIKPSTIRIVLTLALFHRWDIRQLDVKNAFLHDDLQEDVFMDQPPGIQVTHTSDGFILSQVKYTLDILECAQMQDNKPMGTPMMPKTKGLTSDIPYPDPGHYRSNVGALQYLSLTCPELAFCVNFVSQFTHSPTIAHYKMIGLVVLKQVALQPAIVCSWAATASPGPLRNNTLKHIEIDYHYVQERVALGLIQTRHIPDSLQLADIFTKPLCCHVLYSLRSKLGLLPQHSLRGRIKDNPTDQQDLMATISSMETKTHFTPTAPTPSMETETQAN